From Leptospira bourretii, a single genomic window includes:
- a CDS encoding integrase core domain-containing protein, translating into MFAIIVLARLRTLLSRRKTPGRPNIPWDLIKLIRRIAKENRIWGATKLHGILIKLGLVVSERTVSRYIPKRPIDPRKRLSWNQFYNLHSSSLMVSDLFSVISYHLREIYKVIFFLDIKTRQILHFDIHTKPTTSWVRRVIKFAFRKKGLENTSYLITDNDTLFGKRFTRYLERLGIKHKKTTVRSPWQNGYAERFVKTCRNEFLDHFIPMNEYHLQVKLEEFIHFYNHNRTHLALNKETPIPSPILHKPRDGNCHLESTPVLGGLYHTYFWKKTA; encoded by the coding sequence TTGTTCGCTATTATAGTTTTAGCGAGACTCAGGACACTTCTCTCTCGAAGGAAAACACCAGGTAGACCAAACATCCCTTGGGATCTCATCAAACTCATTCGAAGAATTGCCAAAGAAAACAGAATTTGGGGAGCCACCAAACTTCACGGGATTTTAATCAAACTAGGACTAGTTGTATCAGAAAGAACTGTTTCTCGTTATATTCCCAAAAGACCAATAGATCCTAGAAAAAGACTTTCTTGGAACCAATTCTACAACCTGCATTCCAGTTCTCTCATGGTATCTGATTTGTTTAGTGTCATCTCGTATCATTTAAGAGAGATCTACAAAGTGATCTTCTTTCTAGACATTAAGACAAGACAAATTCTCCACTTTGACATTCATACAAAACCAACGACAAGTTGGGTGAGACGAGTCATCAAATTTGCTTTTAGAAAAAAGGGATTAGAAAACACCTCTTATCTGATTACAGATAACGATACTTTATTTGGAAAACGATTCACTCGGTATTTAGAGAGGCTTGGGATCAAACACAAAAAGACTACGGTTCGTTCGCCTTGGCAAAATGGGTATGCAGAACGATTTGTCAAAACCTGCAGAAATGAATTTCTAGATCACTTCATCCCAATGAACGAATATCACTTGCAGGTGAAGCTAGAAGAGTTCATCCATTTCTACAACCACAACCGTACCCACCTTGCACTCAATAAAGAAACACCCATCCCCTCTCCCATCCTCCACAAACCGCGAGACGGAAACTGCCACTTGGAATCAACTCCCGTATTAGGCGGACTCTACCACACCTACTTTTGGAAGAAAACCGCTTAA
- a CDS encoding DMP19 family protein: MSYSELIEKNYAEAVEGIKEEWLKEPNTKWYEYVIGLPMQLRICYLIVVFHNQIFNGGFNQYFVNGYGQFATETVSALKKIGALEKADLLVDALKIANFEKFSDDTFRKQLLEKKIARLFSTEDLFESLDNRYYIDTSEDLQKLLESYLRSI, translated from the coding sequence ATGAGTTATTCAGAATTAATAGAAAAAAATTATGCTGAAGCAGTTGAAGGTATTAAAGAAGAGTGGTTGAAAGAGCCAAATACAAAATGGTATGAATATGTAATTGGTCTCCCTATGCAATTGCGAATTTGTTACCTAATTGTTGTGTTCCATAATCAAATTTTTAATGGAGGTTTTAATCAATACTTTGTGAATGGATATGGGCAATTCGCAACAGAAACTGTTAGCGCACTCAAAAAAATTGGTGCTTTAGAAAAAGCTGATTTATTAGTAGATGCATTAAAAATTGCTAATTTCGAAAAATTTTCAGATGATACGTTTAGAAAGCAGCTCTTAGAAAAAAAAATAGCACGATTATTTTCTACAGAGGATTTGTTCGAGTCTTTGGATAATAGGTATTATATAGATACAAGTGAAGATTTACAAAAATTATTAGAGAGTTATTTGAGAAGCATTTAA